A single region of the Elusimicrobiota bacterium genome encodes:
- a CDS encoding aminopeptidase, translating to MKDPRNETLARLLVDYSTELKKGDTLYLEVKGRDTLELAKDVLRCATQRGATTFWFYNDESLQRHFVRHAGERQFRELAALHLSLMKKADAYIGIRGSDNPFDLADMPAEQMGRMQKIFFQTVHMRQRIPHTRWVVLRYPNNAMAQLAKTSQEAFADFYYDVCCADYPRMDKAMDRLVALLRRTDKVRLTGRGTDLSFSIKGIPAIKCAGKLNIPDGEVYTAPVRGSVNGTIRYNTPTLHDGIVFHGVTLTFKDGKVVKASADAHGDKLNAVLDTDAGARYVGEFALGVNPFIREPMLDTLFDEKIAGSFHFTPGACYDDADNGNKSAVHWDLVFIQRPEYGGGEMWFDGKLVRKDGAFTDRTLERQFSKANLAPAGR from the coding sequence ATGAAAGACCCCCGCAACGAGACGTTGGCCAGGCTGCTCGTGGACTATTCCACGGAGCTCAAGAAGGGCGACACCCTTTACCTGGAAGTGAAGGGCCGCGACACCCTCGAGCTGGCCAAGGACGTGCTGCGCTGCGCCACCCAAAGGGGCGCCACCACCTTCTGGTTCTACAACGACGAGTCCCTCCAGCGCCACTTCGTGCGCCACGCCGGCGAGCGGCAGTTCCGCGAGCTGGCCGCCCTGCACCTCTCCCTCATGAAGAAGGCCGACGCCTACATCGGCATCCGCGGCTCGGACAACCCCTTCGACCTGGCCGACATGCCGGCAGAGCAGATGGGCCGCATGCAGAAGATCTTCTTCCAGACCGTGCACATGCGCCAGCGCATCCCGCACACGCGCTGGGTGGTCCTGCGCTACCCCAACAACGCCATGGCCCAGCTCGCCAAGACCTCCCAGGAGGCCTTCGCGGACTTCTACTACGACGTCTGCTGCGCGGACTACCCGCGCATGGATAAGGCCATGGACCGGCTGGTGGCCCTGCTGCGCCGGACCGACAAGGTCCGCCTGACCGGCCGCGGGACCGACCTGAGCTTCTCGATCAAGGGCATCCCCGCGATCAAGTGCGCGGGCAAGCTCAACATCCCGGACGGCGAGGTCTACACGGCCCCGGTGCGCGGCTCGGTCAACGGCACGATCCGCTACAACACGCCCACCCTCCACGACGGGATCGTCTTCCACGGGGTGACCTTGACCTTCAAGGACGGCAAGGTGGTCAAGGCCTCGGCGGACGCGCACGGCGACAAGCTCAACGCCGTGCTGGACACCGACGCCGGGGCCCGCTACGTGGGCGAGTTCGCGCTCGGGGTCAACCCCTTCATCCGGGAGCCCATGCTGGACACGCTCTTCGACGAGAAGATCGCGGGCTCCTTCCACTTCACGCCCGGCGCCTGCTACGACGACGCGGACAACGGCAACAAGTCCGCCGTCCACTGGGACCTGGTCTTCATCCAGCGGCCGGAATACGGGGGCGGGGAGATGTGGTTCGACGGCAAGCTCGTGCGCAAGGACGGGGCCTTCACCGACCGGACGCTCGAGCGGCAGTTCTCCAAGGCGAACCTCGCCCCAGCCGGCCGCTAA
- a CDS encoding YceH family protein, producing the protein MPDQLSPIEARILGSLVEKSLTTPELYPLTLNSVVTACNQKTSRDPVMTLGHSEVEKALTGLVERKFAGRIHEAGARAAKYSHHIDVLLATEDPKTIGAICILLLRGPQTPGEIKTRAERLCEFESTVEVEALMAALASRVDGAIISRLPRQPGQKESRYQQLFTENAPQQEPQAPAAQPPAPAEPAPDRVARLEARVAEIEAALRELQQRFAAKT; encoded by the coding sequence ATGCCCGACCAACTCAGCCCCATCGAAGCCCGCATCCTCGGCTCTCTGGTGGAGAAATCCCTCACCACCCCGGAGCTCTACCCCCTCACCCTCAACTCCGTGGTCACCGCCTGCAACCAAAAGACCTCCCGCGACCCGGTCATGACCCTCGGCCATTCCGAAGTCGAAAAAGCCCTCACCGGCCTGGTGGAAAGGAAATTCGCCGGCCGGATCCACGAAGCCGGCGCCCGCGCCGCCAAGTACAGCCACCACATCGACGTCCTGCTCGCCACTGAAGACCCCAAGACCATAGGCGCCATCTGCATCCTGCTCCTGAGAGGCCCCCAGACGCCGGGCGAGATCAAGACCCGCGCCGAACGCCTCTGCGAGTTCGAAAGCACGGTCGAAGTCGAAGCCCTCATGGCGGCGCTCGCCAGCCGCGTGGACGGCGCCATCATCAGCCGCCTGCCCCGCCAGCCCGGACAGAAGGAATCCCGCTACCAGCAGCTCTTCACCGAGAACGCGCCGCAGCAAGAGCCCCAGGCCCCGGCCGCGCAGCCCCCGGCGCCGGCGGAGCCAGCGCCCGACCGCGTCGCCCGGCTCGAAGCCAGAGTCGCGGAGATCGAGGCCGCGCTGCGCGAGCTCCAGCAGCGCTTCGCCGCCAAAACCTAG